Within the Catalinimonas niigatensis genome, the region TCCGTCAGGATCAATAAATACCTCAAAGTCATTGTCGTAAAAGATGACTGCATCTCTTTCGGTAAGCGTAGCCCAGACATGCGGTTCTTCCATATAGGCCGCGATGTACAGATACTCATCATCCCACAGCATTTTGGCCCGTGTGGCAAACCTGGGCTTGGGCATGTGTTCCCCCTGTATATCTATAAATTCATCCGTCCACGCGGATTTTGCCCAACTGGCTTCGTCCAGTTTGCCATCAATTTTGAGGCTAACCGGGCTTTTGTAACAGATATACTGTTTGGGGTTGAAATCAGGAATGTGGGATTGAGCTTGCAACAAAGCTTGCGTAAAAAGAAGCAAAGTGAAGAGAAGAAAAGCGTGTATGTTCATACAAATGGTAAGTCTTTAAATTAACCTTCAGAATCAGAAAAGAGATAGGAGGCAAAAATAACATTACCATTAAAATTTCTGCTGTTGCTATGCTTTTCCTTCAAAATCTTTTAAAAAAAGACTCTGGCTCTTTCAACCTATTTGCCTCCTACATTTCTACACTTTTCTGTTAGATTTGTATATAACCAGTGCTTATGGGTTTATTTTTTTTAAGTACTGTTTCATCTTTAATTTTTCAGCCTGATGTTCAAACAGATAAAAATTAGAAACAAACTGGCACTGGTGATGATCGGCTTATCATGTATTGTCATTGGCATTCTCAGTGCACTGTTCTATCTTCAGTTTGACACTGCTTTAAAGGAAAGGGTTTTGCTTCAGCTATCCTCCGTTAAGAAACTGAAAGTAGTACAGGTTGAAAATGTGCTGAATAGCAGAATTGAAGCGATGAAAAATATACTCTCTCAGGGCGATACCGCTTCACTCAGCCCCTACAATCAACAGCTTTTTGATCAGCTACTTTTTTTCCAGGACCAAAGCTCTATTTACGTAAATTCCCACGCACTGCTTCTTCCCGACACCTTAAACCCAAACCAAATTTTTATTCAGGACCTGACGGCTGAGAACAATGAGGCTGTAATTACCCTTGCCTTCATGGTTTTTGATGCTAAAAAGTATGTGGTGGGCATAGCTACACTTCCAGAAATACAATCCATTCTGCTGGAAAGAACCGGCCTGGGACAAAGCGGAGAATCCTATCTGGTGGGTGATGATTTTAGGATGCGTACTCAGTCCCGTTTTTTTCCTGATAAAAAACCTACCGATATCATCGCCCAAACTCAAGGTGTGGAAAAGGCTTTGGCAGAGCAGTCTGGTGAAGGAATTATTTTGGATTACCGAGGCATAGCAGTGTTTAGTGCTTACGAAAAAATCAGTATACACGGGCTGGACTGGGTAATCCTTTCAGAAATTGATTATCAGGAAGCTCTTTTTCCACTAAAAAGCCTCAGAAGAAATTTTTATATCATCCTGGTCATCATCCTCTCTTTTGTACTGATAGCATCTTATCAGCTGGCACGACTGCTGGTAAAGCCTATACTCCGGATGGAGCAGAATTTAAATACCATGTCCAGGGGAATATTGCTTGAACCACAAGACAATTTGCGTAGAAAAGATGAAATCGGCCGCATGTTTCAGGCTTTGAATAAGCTCACGAATGCCCTGAACCAGACCATTGATTTTGCCGGAAAAATCGGAGAAGGTGATTTTAAGGCGCAGTATCATCCGTTGAGCCAGGAAGATAAGTTGGGCACAGCCTTGCTACAGATGAAGCAAAAATTAAAAGAATACCAGGAGAATGAAGCAAAGTTGCTAAAAGAAAATCAACAATCTATCATCAATGGCGAGGAACAAGAACGATCAAGGTTATCCAAAGAGATACACGATGGGCTGGGGCCCCTGCTTACCAGTTTGCGACTTAGCATACAAACAGTCTCTCTGGATGATATTCATAAAAAACAACTTCTCCAGACTCTGGATGAAACCATCAGGGAAACACGCCGCATGTCCAACAACCTGATGCCCAGCGTATTGGAAGACTTTGGTGCCGGAGAGGCAATCGGAAATCTGGTAGACCAGCTAAACCACAGTACTCCAATCCATATTCGTTATCACAAGGACACTTTAGAGGAATCTGTTATACCAAAAAAGGTGAACATCGCCCTTTATAGAATTGCCCAGGAGGCTTTGAATAATGCGATTAAACATGCCAACGCAACTGAAGTCAGGATTTCTCTCACAGAGTTTGAAGAACATGTGAGCCTGTTTATTTCTGATAATGGTTCAGGCTTTGATCAGAATACAGTATTTTCAGGACATGGATTGAGAAATATGCGGGAACGGGCTAAACTTGTAGATGGCACAATGGATATC harbors:
- a CDS encoding sensor histidine kinase, which produces MFKQIKIRNKLALVMIGLSCIVIGILSALFYLQFDTALKERVLLQLSSVKKLKVVQVENVLNSRIEAMKNILSQGDTASLSPYNQQLFDQLLFFQDQSSIYVNSHALLLPDTLNPNQIFIQDLTAENNEAVITLAFMVFDAKKYVVGIATLPEIQSILLERTGLGQSGESYLVGDDFRMRTQSRFFPDKKPTDIIAQTQGVEKALAEQSGEGIILDYRGIAVFSAYEKISIHGLDWVILSEIDYQEALFPLKSLRRNFYIILVIILSFVLIASYQLARLLVKPILRMEQNLNTMSRGILLEPQDNLRRKDEIGRMFQALNKLTNALNQTIDFAGKIGEGDFKAQYHPLSQEDKLGTALLQMKQKLKEYQENEAKLLKENQQSIINGEEQERSRLSKEIHDGLGPLLTSLRLSIQTVSLDDIHKKQLLQTLDETIRETRRMSNNLMPSVLEDFGAGEAIGNLVDQLNHSTPIHIRYHKDTLEESVIPKKVNIALYRIAQEALNNAIKHANATEVRISLTEFEEHVSLFISDNGSGFDQNTVFSGHGLRNMRERAKLVDGTMDIRSESKGTSIEVEIPL